From the Leptospira biflexa serovar Patoc strain 'Patoc 1 (Paris)' genome, one window contains:
- a CDS encoding glutamyl-tRNA reductase → MWSNLILLHSTDPIAKPLDDSRLEVWQTCQRTLVFSDKRIYPIEKSERFLDGWELYQGYDAYRFLLEVVSGLRSKLFGESEIQAQFRDRFREENTERSNFAISLQRLRDQILEHTKQIRSKYLTGIGRQTYGSVTESYLQNHKEVTLLGTGKLVDSILPYLVSKQKNVRLIGRNHHRLEELKKTFPITTFHWEDYTPGNEAIVIASSFLPFNWDEMIQSSSLILDFREDSLKNHNYQHYIPLKQILNDLQETDEQIQNVKMDLQYFLTELTREREEEQLHIMNGWEDLLV, encoded by the coding sequence ATGTGGTCAAACCTGATTCTACTCCATTCCACTGATCCCATCGCTAAACCTTTAGACGATTCTCGCCTAGAAGTTTGGCAAACTTGTCAAAGGACTCTTGTATTCTCTGACAAACGGATCTATCCGATCGAAAAATCAGAGCGATTTTTGGATGGATGGGAGCTGTATCAAGGTTATGATGCGTATCGTTTTTTATTAGAAGTGGTTTCGGGATTACGTTCCAAACTTTTTGGAGAATCCGAAATCCAAGCACAATTTCGAGATCGTTTCCGTGAAGAAAACACTGAACGTTCAAACTTTGCCATTTCATTACAACGGTTACGAGACCAAATCTTGGAACATACTAAACAAATTCGATCCAAGTATTTAACGGGGATTGGAAGGCAAACTTACGGAAGTGTTACCGAATCTTACTTGCAAAACCATAAAGAAGTTACACTTCTTGGAACGGGGAAACTTGTTGATTCCATTTTACCCTACTTAGTTTCCAAACAGAAAAACGTACGATTGATTGGAAGGAATCATCATCGGCTTGAAGAACTAAAAAAAACATTCCCCATTACAACCTTTCACTGGGAAGATTATACGCCAGGAAACGAAGCAATCGTCATTGCATCAAGTTTTCTACCGTTTAACTGGGATGAGATGATACAATCATCATCACTTATTCTTGACTTTAGGGAAGATTCATTAAAAAACCATAATTACCAACATTACATCCCACTCAAACAGATCCTAAACGATCTACAAGAAACGGATGAACAAATCCAAAATGTAAAAATGGACTTACAATATTTTCTCACGGAACTGACTCGGGAACGGGAGGAAGAACAATTACATATCATGAATGGATGGGAAGATTTACTTGTCTGA